The following coding sequences are from one Nilaparvata lugens isolate BPH chromosome 6, ASM1435652v1, whole genome shotgun sequence window:
- the LOC111048702 gene encoding gastrula zinc finger protein XlCGF57.1-like, producing the protein MDFEGGEYSCRCHSGPRPVQIQPNNMDGQGQDNSGSMTHSQHQGPDMDICDWPIYGPARAEDTIEEKHQIQHNMDNQVVYLDHNYSKHQFEIIVLKSEVLIEGEEHQQHEGTVEEEEIQQENDTGIQIESIYSLSTDRLNCDPFIPVHVKVENLEESYETHSETLVNIEDNSSDTLFTHSESTSLPQGVCISNSVEQGGSSSINRSVDETLGNTLINDSDEDLNEVDLLIKNARKNVIDAASDSDLNECQLCGEAFSNIRELNLHCRIHTAGKQHKCKYCDYKTKKKEHLMQHIRIHTEEKPYSCDFCDYKAIQKSNLTQHLRIHTGERPYSCDFCDYKATVKSALTQHLRIHTGERPFSCDFCDYKATQKSALTEHLKIHTGERPYSCDFCDYKAIHKSALNRHLRTHTKERPFSCDFCDYKATQKSALTHHLMIHTGERPLSCDFCDYKATEKSALTKHIKTHTGEKPFSCDFCDYKATVKSYLTQHLRIHTGEKPFRCDFCDYKATDKSALNRHLRTHTGERPFRCDFCDYKAIHKSALNRHLRTHTKERP; encoded by the coding sequence GGAGGAGAGTACAGCTGCAGATGCCACAGTGGACCCAGACCAGTCCAGATTCAGCCAAACAACATGGATGGTCAAGGTCAAGACAACTCAGGGTCAATGACACATTCTCAACATCAAGGACCAGACATGGACATCTGTGATTGGCCGATCTATGGACCAGCTCGAGCTGAAGACACCATTGAAGAAAAACACCAGATTCAGCATAACATGGATAATCAGGTTGTATATTTAGACcacaattattcaaaacatcaatttgaaattatagtGCTCAAGTCAGAGGTTCTGATTGAAGGAGAAGAACACCAACAACATGAAGGAACAGTGGAAGAAGAGGAGATTCAGCAAGAAAATGATACAGGCATACAGATAGAAAGCATCTATTCTCTCTCAACAGATAGACTGAACTGTGACCCCTTTATACCTGTACATGTGAAAGTTGAGAATCTAGAAGAATCTTATGAAACACACTCAGAAACATTAGTGAATATTGAAGACAATTCTTCTGACACATTATTTACACATTCTGAAAGTACAAGCTTACCACAAGGAGTATGTATATCAAACTCTGTTGAACAAGGAGGTTCAAGCTCCATTAATAGATCAGTTGATGAAACTCTTGGGAACACTTTGATCAACGATTCCGATGAAGACCTCAATGAGGTGGacttattaattaaaaatgcaAGAAAGAATGTGATTGATGCAGCAAGTGATAGTGACTTGAATGAATGTCAGTTGTGTGGTGAAGCATTCAGCAACATCAGAGAATTAAATCTTCATTGTAGAATACACACAGCTGGGAAACAACATAAGTGCAAGTACTGTGATtacaaaacaaaaaagaaaGAACATCTCATGCAACATATAAGAATTCACACTGAAGAAAAACCCTACAGctgtgatttttgtgattacAAAGcaatacaaaaatcaaatctCACCCAACATTTAAGGATTCACACTGGAGAGAGACCCTACAGCTGTGATTTCTGTGACTACAAAGCAACAGTGAAATCAGCTCTCACACAACATTTAAGGATTCACACTGGTGAAAGACCATTCAGCTGTGATTTCTGTGATTACAAAGCAACACAAAAATCAGCTCTCACCGAACATTTAAAGATTCACACTGGAGAGAGACCCTACAGCTGTGATTTCTGTGACTACAAAGCAATACACAAATCAGCTCTCAACAGACATCTGAGGACGCACACTAAagaaagacccttcagctgtgatttctGTGATTACAAAGCAACACAAAAATCAGCTCTCACCCATCATCTAATGATTCACACTGGAGAGAGACCCCTCAGCTGTGATTTCTGTGACTACAAAGCAACAGAGAAATCAGCTCTCACCAAACATATAAAGACTCACACTGGAGAGAaacccttcagctgtgatttttgtgactacaaagcaaCAGTGAAATCATATCTCACACAGCATTTAAGGATTCACACTGGAGAGAAACCCTTCAGATGTGATTTCTGTGACTACAAAGCAACAGACAAATCAGCTCTCAACAGACATCTGAGGACTCACACTGGAGAGAGACCCTTCAGATGTGATTTCTGTGACTACAAAGCAATACACAAATCAGCTCTCAACAGACATCTGAGGACGCACACTAAAGAAAGACCCTAG
- the LOC111048703 gene encoding uncharacterized protein LOC111048703 has product MKKYDEDRKKTMRNTLAAIENTKFTLQCEKDKADGRNTKDDIKSEQIVDELQVVKDYCKDELTAGQVAQINQVTDEDLNTTFTLPGCWPCAQPPTRRTSGYLQPP; this is encoded by the exons ATGAAGAAATACGATGAGGATCGTAAGAAAACTATGAGAAATACACTGGCCGCTATCGAAAACACCAAATTCACTCTTCAGTGTGAAAAAGACAAAGCTGATGGACGAAATACGAAAGACGACATCAAAAGTGAACAGATTGTTGACGAGTTGCAAGTCGTGAAAGACTATTGCAAAGATGAATTGACTGCTGGTCAGGTTGCTCAGATTAATCAAGTCACTGATGAAGATCTCAATACCACATTCACGCTTCCAG GTTGTTGGCCTTGCGCCCAACCCCCTACCAGGAGGACCAGCGGGTATCTGCAGCCACCATGA
- the LOC120351817 gene encoding uncharacterized protein LOC120351817 isoform X2, with product MKKYDEDRKKTMRNTLAAIENTKFTLQCEKDKADGRNTKDDIKSEQIVDELQVVKDYCKDELTAGQVAQINQVTDEDLNTTFTLPDISWYSGLDC from the exons ATGAAGAAATACGATGAGGATCGTAAGAAAACTATGAGAAATACACTGGCCGCTATCGAAAACACCAAATTCACTCTTCAGTGTGAAAAAGACAAAGCTGATGGACGAAATACGAAAGACGACATCAAAAGTGAACAGATTGTTGACGAGTTGCAAGTCGTGAAAGACTATTGCAAAGATGAATTGACTGCTGGTCAGGTTGCTCAGATTAATCAAGTCACTGATGAAGATCTCAATACCACATTCACGCTTCCAG ATATTTCTTGGTACTCTGGACTTGACTGCTGA